The Aureitalea marina genome includes a window with the following:
- a CDS encoding RagB/SusD family nutrient uptake outer membrane protein: MKRINLTHVKAVFAIAIMSLFVVSCDIEIEETDSIFPEETSGDFGGVAAVGASVQDLYNSVYGQLGDQANFFALNEVSTDETLVPTRGTDWGDNGIWRTLHAHTWSPTHQFVLNTWNNLNQNVFRATQVIDPASTIIGEGETRSLEELKAEARFLRAFSMYFVLDLWGVAPFRGVNDGADVNPQVFTAQEAYAFIAEDLNAAIAGLPSRGPSGDNNRASKATARFLLAKLFLNAERYGASPAYADVITLCNQIADDGYSLQSGYFDIFKEDVDTETIWYANTSVGNRIWNGMHYNIVAPDNTGGGWNGFTTLAEFYDSFGGAPDSNYVGDADDERRGWVPDAGNADETNLGIGYGFLVGQMYDVNGAPLKDRPGDPLVFTRDLPGLSGNNERTGIRIIKYHPVNGSFANHEIVFRYADVHLMKAEAMLRSGGNATAMVNELRTIRLAQPLGSVSEADLLAERGRELYYEFWRRNDMLRFGQYTRAWEFKDEASIGDETKRLYPIPINALLSNPNLVQNPGY, translated from the coding sequence ATGAAGAGAATTAATTTAACACACGTAAAAGCTGTCTTTGCGATTGCTATTATGAGCTTGTTCGTCGTCTCTTGTGATATCGAGATCGAAGAAACAGACTCGATATTTCCAGAAGAGACTAGTGGAGATTTTGGTGGAGTAGCTGCTGTTGGAGCCTCCGTGCAAGATTTGTACAATAGTGTATACGGACAATTAGGGGACCAGGCAAATTTCTTTGCCTTGAACGAGGTCTCTACAGATGAGACTTTAGTTCCAACCCGTGGAACTGACTGGGGAGATAATGGAATTTGGCGAACGCTTCACGCGCACACCTGGAGTCCAACTCACCAATTTGTTTTGAACACATGGAACAACTTAAACCAAAATGTATTCCGTGCAACGCAGGTAATTGACCCGGCGAGTACGATAATAGGTGAAGGTGAAACTCGTTCCTTGGAAGAGTTAAAGGCTGAGGCCCGTTTCCTGCGTGCTTTCAGTATGTATTTCGTACTGGATTTGTGGGGTGTAGCTCCTTTCCGTGGAGTGAACGACGGTGCTGATGTTAACCCTCAGGTATTCACGGCTCAGGAAGCCTATGCGTTCATCGCAGAGGATCTTAATGCTGCTATTGCAGGACTTCCATCGCGAGGACCAAGTGGTGATAACAATCGTGCTTCTAAAGCGACAGCACGTTTCCTATTAGCCAAATTATTCTTGAACGCTGAGCGTTATGGTGCTTCGCCAGCCTATGCAGATGTAATTACACTATGTAACCAGATCGCTGATGATGGTTATAGTCTGCAGTCTGGATATTTCGATATCTTTAAGGAAGATGTAGATACAGAGACCATCTGGTATGCAAATACCTCTGTTGGTAACCGTATCTGGAACGGTATGCACTACAACATCGTTGCTCCTGATAATACAGGAGGAGGATGGAATGGGTTTACCACTCTTGCAGAGTTCTATGATAGCTTCGGTGGAGCTCCAGATTCTAACTACGTTGGAGACGCCGATGATGAGCGTCGTGGATGGGTTCCAGATGCAGGTAATGCAGACGAGACCAACCTGGGTATCGGTTATGGATTCCTAGTAGGTCAAATGTATGATGTAAACGGTGCTCCTTTGAAAGATCGTCCTGGAGATCCATTGGTATTCACAAGAGATCTACCAGGTCTGAGTGGAAACAATGAGCGTACGGGTATTCGTATCATCAAGTATCACCCTGTAAATGGATCGTTCGCAAACCACGAGATCGTATTCCGTTATGCTGACGTGCACCTGATGAAAGCTGAGGCCATGCTGAGAAGTGGTGGAAATGCTACTGCTATGGTGAATGAGCTGCGAACAATTCGTCTGGCTCAGCCTCTTGGAAGTGTTAGCGAAGCTGATCTGTTAGCTGAGCGTGGACGTGAGCTATACTACGAGTTCTGGAGACGTAACGATATGCTGCGTTTTGGTCAGTATACTCGTGCTTGGGAATTCAAGGATGAAGCATCTATAGGAGACGAGACGAAGCGTCTGTATCCTATTCCAATTAATGCCTTGCTTTCTAACCCGAACTTGGTTCAGAACCCAGGATACTAA
- a CDS encoding VCBS repeat-containing protein, with protein sequence MYFSTKFLNGCLLCYLPALLCIGVLTGCADEKPEDTLFVNRNANETGLDFVNQLTTTPELNILNYIYFYNGAGVATADFDRDGKLDLYFTSNQEEDRIYKNLGELKFEDKTDVSRIDNSGNWTNGVSIVDINQDGWPDIYISKLGDYKHIQGHNLLYINQGSESGGWPEFVEMSAEYGLDFKGFSTQSAFFDYDLDGDLDLFLMNHSVNPNQNYGRGDQRSQPDPLSGDKLFENKDGYFVDVSADSGIFESRFGYGLGISISDFDQNGYPDVYIGNDFFENDYLYLNQGDKTFKEVIHLEEGQIGHTSHFSMGNDTGDLDNDGDMDIVSVDMLPEDLLTYKSSGTEFSYQIYRNYLKNGYAPQYMQNTLQINLGDARFSESAYLSGLSATEWSWSPLIADFDLDGNQDIYVTNGILGATNDMDFINFIANENIQRALSKGVTERDLEFISKIPVKHTANYFFNNEGDLTFENTSEAWIGDEPSFSNGAIRADLDNDGDLDIVINNVNETAQILENRTNSMFPDRQSIRVELQGDILNRAGIGTKVVVYTEDQILTRENYPSRGYLSSQPSVLSFGLGRRTIDSLRVTWPDGKSQLITDPIMAPELVLAYSEADSVQIPMVRKNSPLTNTDGLFFAVHQDNPSLEFNRDPLIPYALSNEGPTVSVSDVDGDSLEDVFIGGAKGSPAQLWKQLESGEFELTQTDLFIEDRLAEDVDQAFLDVDSDGDPDLVVLAGGNEFTSGVNIQPRLYRNENGTLQKDSLQFDGIQLNGSVVRPADIDADGDMDLLFAADVIPLQFGSDPRHFIMINDGQGNFDDQTERIAPGLLSSGSITDAHWTDLDGDGDLDLITLGLWSAIQVWTNENGQLRSEPIPGLENTHGWWQSLAVSDLNEDGLLDIIAGNWGLNSRLQASVNQPVSLYSTDFDQNGNTEPIVTYYYQGVETVLPSKDELVKQLPQINKNYLSYADFAAASVQELFGSAALKSAKRKEVFQLASTVYINGGDGSFEGLELPFTAQLSSVYDIWVEDLNKDGFQDLFLVGNNFEISTQLSRLDASHGVLLINDRTGHFQETTNPLYDVPGPGRSIAKLSVGDQEYLVIARNDQPLLFLKK encoded by the coding sequence ATGTATTTTAGCACAAAATTCTTAAATGGCTGCTTGTTGTGCTACTTGCCAGCCTTGTTGTGCATTGGCGTATTAACCGGTTGTGCGGATGAAAAGCCGGAAGACACACTTTTTGTGAATAGAAATGCCAATGAGACCGGATTGGATTTCGTCAATCAACTTACTACTACGCCAGAACTAAACATTTTAAACTATATCTACTTCTATAATGGTGCGGGAGTTGCAACAGCGGACTTTGACCGGGACGGAAAGTTAGATCTATATTTTACCTCCAATCAGGAAGAGGACCGTATTTACAAGAATCTGGGAGAGCTTAAATTTGAGGATAAGACCGATGTTTCCAGAATAGACAATAGTGGGAACTGGACCAACGGGGTTAGTATTGTCGATATAAACCAGGATGGCTGGCCGGATATCTACATTAGTAAGCTCGGGGATTATAAACATATCCAGGGTCATAATCTTTTGTACATCAACCAAGGTTCAGAAAGTGGAGGTTGGCCTGAGTTTGTAGAAATGTCGGCTGAATATGGACTGGACTTCAAAGGTTTCTCTACACAATCTGCATTCTTTGATTACGATCTGGATGGCGATCTTGATCTATTCTTGATGAATCATTCGGTCAATCCAAATCAGAATTATGGCAGGGGAGATCAACGTTCCCAGCCGGACCCCTTATCGGGCGATAAGCTCTTTGAGAACAAGGATGGATATTTTGTAGATGTTAGTGCCGACAGTGGCATTTTTGAGAGTCGATTTGGTTATGGGCTGGGTATCTCTATCTCCGACTTCGACCAGAATGGCTACCCTGACGTTTATATAGGGAACGATTTTTTTGAGAACGATTATCTCTATTTAAACCAGGGAGACAAGACCTTCAAAGAGGTAATCCACCTGGAAGAAGGTCAAATAGGACATACCTCCCATTTTTCCATGGGGAACGATACCGGGGATTTAGACAATGATGGGGACATGGACATCGTATCCGTTGATATGTTGCCTGAGGATCTTCTAACCTATAAATCTTCAGGTACGGAGTTCAGTTACCAGATTTATCGCAATTATCTGAAGAACGGCTATGCGCCTCAGTATATGCAGAATACACTGCAGATCAATTTAGGGGACGCCCGTTTTAGCGAGAGTGCCTATCTATCCGGACTTTCGGCAACGGAGTGGTCCTGGAGCCCCCTGATCGCCGATTTCGATCTGGATGGAAATCAAGATATCTATGTGACCAACGGCATTCTGGGTGCAACCAATGATATGGATTTCATCAACTTCATTGCGAACGAAAATATTCAGCGGGCCCTGAGTAAAGGAGTGACGGAACGAGATCTGGAGTTTATTAGCAAAATACCGGTCAAACACACAGCCAATTACTTCTTTAATAATGAAGGTGACCTGACCTTCGAAAACACATCAGAGGCTTGGATAGGAGATGAACCTAGTTTTTCCAATGGAGCCATTCGAGCAGACCTGGACAATGACGGGGACCTCGATATAGTGATCAACAATGTGAATGAGACTGCTCAGATCTTGGAAAATCGTACCAACTCCATGTTCCCGGATCGGCAGAGTATCCGGGTGGAATTGCAAGGGGACATCCTCAACAGAGCAGGTATAGGCACCAAAGTTGTTGTTTATACCGAAGATCAGATACTAACTCGCGAAAATTATCCCAGCCGGGGCTATTTAAGTAGTCAACCGTCCGTACTTTCTTTTGGTCTTGGACGGCGAACGATCGATTCATTACGGGTGACCTGGCCGGACGGGAAGTCCCAACTGATTACTGACCCCATTATGGCACCGGAGCTTGTACTGGCTTATTCGGAAGCCGATTCAGTGCAAATTCCAATGGTCAGGAAAAATAGTCCATTGACAAATACAGATGGTCTTTTCTTTGCTGTTCATCAGGATAATCCGAGTTTGGAATTTAACCGCGATCCGCTTATCCCTTATGCGCTTTCCAACGAAGGTCCAACGGTTTCTGTTTCGGATGTGGATGGCGATTCTTTGGAAGATGTTTTTATCGGCGGGGCTAAAGGAAGTCCTGCCCAATTATGGAAGCAACTTGAAAGTGGTGAATTCGAATTAACCCAAACTGATCTTTTTATCGAGGATCGCTTGGCCGAGGATGTTGATCAAGCGTTTTTGGACGTCGATTCGGATGGCGACCCGGATTTGGTTGTGCTTGCTGGGGGAAATGAATTTACCAGTGGCGTTAACATCCAACCACGACTCTACCGAAACGAAAACGGGACTCTTCAAAAAGACAGCCTTCAGTTTGACGGAATTCAATTGAACGGATCAGTAGTCCGGCCCGCGGATATCGATGCAGATGGGGACATGGATCTGCTGTTCGCAGCAGATGTTATTCCTTTACAATTCGGCTCAGATCCTCGGCATTTTATTATGATCAATGATGGGCAAGGTAATTTTGATGATCAGACAGAGCGCATTGCTCCTGGTTTGTTGTCGTCAGGAAGTATCACTGACGCCCACTGGACCGATCTGGATGGGGATGGAGATCTTGACCTGATCACCCTCGGACTGTGGTCAGCTATTCAGGTTTGGACCAATGAGAATGGTCAATTGCGATCAGAACCTATTCCCGGTCTGGAAAATACCCACGGCTGGTGGCAAAGCCTCGCCGTATCAGATCTAAACGAGGATGGTTTACTTGATATCATTGCTGGTAATTGGGGGCTAAACTCCCGGTTACAGGCATCTGTTAATCAGCCGGTTAGTCTTTACTCTACAGATTTTGACCAAAATGGTAACACTGAACCCATAGTGACCTATTATTATCAAGGAGTAGAGACCGTTCTGCCTTCAAAGGACGAATTGGTGAAGCAATTGCCACAGATAAATAAGAATTACCTGTCCTATGCTGATTTCGCAGCGGCTTCTGTTCAGGAGCTGTTTGGGTCTGCCGCCCTGAAAAGTGCCAAACGGAAAGAGGTATTTCAACTTGCCAGTACTGTGTACATCAATGGAGGTGATGGATCTTTCGAAGGCCTGGAATTACCATTTACCGCTCAATTATCATCAGTCTATGACATCTGGGTGGAAGACCTGAATAAAGACGGGTTTCAAGACTTGTTTTTGGTAGGCAATAACTTTGAAATTAGTACCCAATTAAGTAGATTAGACGCCTCGCATGGCGTGCTGCTGATTAACGATAGAACGGGCCATTTCCAGGAAACCACCAACCCACTTTACGATGTCCCGGGTCCCGGCCGTTCGATCGCTAAGCTAAGCGTCGGCGATCAGGAATATTTGGTTATTGCTCGCAATGATCAGCCCTTGTTATTTCTAAAAAAGTAA